The Ochotona princeps isolate mOchPri1 chromosome 1, mOchPri1.hap1, whole genome shotgun sequence genome has a segment encoding these proteins:
- the TCTE1 gene encoding dynein regulatory complex subunit 5, translated as MLQVPSMQDSGPNRSSVSAQERPSSVSQTPPPTSQATKPSSMTLPAKSKTSSFRRMRRIIAEDPEWSLAIVPLLTELCIQHIVQNFHNNPILKQLLPEHQQKVLNHLAPDLPLTVTANLIDHESYWQRCCMQRWPVCHVAEHGGSWKRMFFERHLENLLRHFIPGTTDPAVILDLLPLCRNYVRRIRVDQFLPPVRLPPPPHAGDHSDSGSEGELEEPIMDHYQLGNLVAGLSHLEELDLVYGVKDCGMNFEWNLFLFTYHDCHSLAATIKACHTLKVFRLTRSKVDDDKARILIRSLLDHPALEELDLSHNLIGDRGARGAAKLLLHSRLRVLNLANNQIRGPGAQSLAHALAHNTNLISLNLRLNCIEDEGGQAIAHALQTNRCLTTLHLGGNELSEPTATILSQVFTVNTTLTSINLSCNHIGQDGGKQLLEGILDNKTLLEFDLRLSDIAQESEYLIGQALCANREAARQHSLNSNHLMSSVTAKSLHNSIG; from the exons ATGTTGCAAGTCCCCAGCATGCAGGACTCCGGTCCCAACCGGTCCTCAGTCTCTGCCCAAGAGCGGCCCTCCTCTGTGAGCCAAACTCCACCACCgacttctcaggccacaaagccTTCATCCATGACCCTGCCTGCCAAGTCTAAAACCTCCAGTTTCCGTCGCATGCGCCGGATCATTGCTGAGGACCCTGAGTGGTCGCTGGCTATCGTGCCCCTCCTCACAGAGCTCTGCATTCAGCACATCGTCCAGAACTTTCACA ACAACCCCATCCTGAAGCAGCTGCTCCCAGAGCACCAGCAGAAGGTCCTGAACCACCTGGCGCCCGACCTGCCACTGACCGTGACCGCCAACCTCATCGACCACGAGAGCTACTGGCAGCGCTGCTGCATGCAACGATGGCCAGTGTGCCATGTGGCCGAGCACGGCGGTAGCTGGAAGCGCATGTTCTTTGAGCGGCACCTGGAGAACCTGCTCAGGCACTTCATTCCGGGCACCACAGACCCGGCTGTGATCCTCGACCTGCTGCCGCTCTGCAGGAACTACGTGCGCAGGATCCGAGTGGACCAGTTCCTTCCCCCAGTGAGactcccacccccgccccacgCTGGGGACCATTCGGACTCGGGCAGTGAGGGAGAGCTAGAAGAGCCCATCATGGACCACTACCAGCTGGGAAACCTGGTGGCTGGCCTGAGCCACTTGGAAGAGTTGGACCTGGTGTATGGAGTCAAAGACTGTGGCATGAACTTCGAGTGGAACCTCTTCCTCTTCACCTACCATGACTGCCACTCCTTGGCAGCCACCATCAAGGCGTGCCACACCCTCAAG GTCTTCAGGCTAACCCGCAGCAAAGTGGACGATGACAAGGCACGCATCCTGATTCGAAGCCTACTGGATCACCCAGCCCTTGAGGAGCTAGACCTGTCCCACAACCTCATTGGGGACCGTGGTGCCCGCGGGGCCGCCAAGCTACTGCTGCACAGCCGCCTGCGTGTGCTCAACCTGGCCAATAATCAGATCCGTGGGCCTGGTGCCCAGTCACTGGCTCATGCCCTGGCACACAACACTAACCTCATCTCCCTCAACCTGCGCCTCAACTGCATCGAGGACGAGGGTGGCCAGGCGATTGCCCATGCCCTGCAGACCAACAGGTGCCTCACAACACTACATCTCGGGGGCAATGAGCTGTCTGAGCCCACGGCCACGATCCTGTCCCAGGTGTTCACTGTCAATACCACACTCACCAGCATCAATCTGTCCTGCAACCACATTGGacag GATGGCGGCAAGCAGCTCCTGGAAGGCATCTTGGACAACAAGACCCTCCTGGAGTTCGACCTGCGCCTGTCAGATATAGCCCAGGAGAGCGAGTACCTCATTGGCCAGGCCCTCTGTGCCAACCGAGAAGCTGCCCGCCAGCACAGCTTGAATTCCAACCACCTCATGTCCTCCGTTACTGCCAAGAGCCTGCACAACTCCATAGGATAA
- the TMEM151B gene encoding transmembrane protein 151B isoform X2: MSPPGSAAGESAGGGGGGGGGPGVPEEPMAAAADEGPAREEQRPIQPSFTKSLCRESHWKCLLLSLLMYGCLGAVAWCHVTTVTRLTFSSAYQGNSLMYHDSPCSNGYVYIPLAFLLMLYAVYLVECWHCQARHELQHRVDVSSVRERVGRMQQATPCIWWKAISYHYVRRTRQVTRYRNGDAYTTTQVYHERVNTHVAEAEFDYARCGVRDVSKALVGLEGAPATRLRFTKCFSFASVEAENAYLCQRARFFAENEGLDDYMEAREGMHLKNVDFREFMVAFPDPTRPPWYACSSAFWAAALLTLSWPLRVLAEYRTAYAHYHVEKLFGLEGPGSASSMGDGLSPSDELLPPLTHRLPRVNTVDSTELEWHIRSNQQLVPSYSEAVLMDLAGLGARCGAGATAGGYAPTCRYGGVGGPGAAGVAPFRRSCEHCQRAVSSSSIFSRSALSICASPRAGPVPGGSGGAGGCGGSRFSLGRLYGSRRSCLWRSRSGSVNEASCPTEQTRLSSQASMGDDEDDDDDEEEEAGPPPPYHDALYFPVLIVHRQEGCLGHSHRPLHRHGSCVETSL, translated from the exons ATGTCCCCCCCTGGCTCGGCCGCGGGAGAGagcgccggcggcggcggcggcggtggcggcggcccCGGGGTCCCGGAGGAACCCATGGCGGCAGCGGCGGACGAGGGTCCCGCCCGAGAGGAG CAGCGTCCCATCCAGCCCTCTTTCACCAAGTCCCTCTGCCGTGAGTCCCACTGGAAGTGCCTCCTGCTCTCGCTGCTCATGTACGGCTGCCTAGGGGCCGTGGCCTGGTGTCACGTCACCACGGTGACCCGCCTCACCTTCAGCAGCGCCTACCAGGGCAATAGCCTCATGTACCATGACAGCCCCTGCTCCAACGGCTACGTCTACATCCCCCTGGCCTTCCTGCTCATGCTGTACGCCGTCTACTTGGTGGAGTGCTGGCACTGCCAGGCCCGCCATGAGCTGCAGCATCGCGTGGACGTGAGCAGCGTGCGGGAACGCGTGGGCCGCATGCAGCAGGCCACGCCTTGCATTTGGTGGAAGGCCATCAGCTACCACTATGTCCGCCGCACCCGCCAGGTCACCCGTTACCGCAATGGAGATGCCTACACCACCACCCAG GTCTACCACGAACGCGTCAACACCCATGTGGCAGAGGCCGAGTTCGACTATGCGCGCTGTGGCGTCCGAGACGTGTCCAAGGCGCTGGTGGGGCTGGAGGGCGCGCCAGCCACGCGGCTGCGCTTCACCAAGTGCTTCAGCTTCGCCAGCGTGGAGGCTGAGAACGCGTACCTGTGCCAGCGCGCACGCTTCTTCGCCGAGAACGAGGGTCTGGACGACTACATGGAGGCGCGCGAGGGCATGCACCTCAAGAATGTAGATTTTCGCGAGTTCATGGTGGCCTTTCCCGACCCGACCCGGCCTCCCTGGTACGCCTGCTCCTCGGCCTTCTGGGCCGCCGCACTACTCACTCTGTCCTGGCCGCTTCGGGTTCTGGCGGAGTACCGCACGGCCTATGCGCACTACCACGTTGAGAAGCTTTTCGGCCTGGAGGGCCCGGGCTCAGCGAGCAGCATGGGCGACGGCCTGAGCCCCAGCGACGAGCTGCTGCCCCCGCTCACGCACCGCCTGCCACGGGTCAACACAGTGGACAGTACGGAGCTCGAGTGGCACATCCGCTCCAACCAGCAGCTGGTGCCCAGCTACTCGGAGGCGGTGCTCATGGACTTGGCAGGACTGGGGGCACGCTGCGGCGCGGGGGCGACGGCCGGGGGCTACGCGCCCACCTGTCGCTATGGCGGAGTGGGCGGCCCGGGCGCAGCGGGCGTGGCACCTTTCCGGCGCAGCTGTGAGCACTGCCAGCGCGCCGTCAGCAGCTCGTCCATCTTCTCGCGCAGCGCCCTGAGCATCTGCGCCAGCCCGCGCGCCGGCCCGGTGCCGGGCGGCAGCGGTGGTGCCGGGGGCTGCGGGGGCAGCCGCTTCTCGCTCGGCCGCCTCTATGGCTCGCGGCGGAGCTGCCTGTGGCGCAGCCGCAGCGGGAGCGTCAACGAGGCCAGCTGCCCAACGGAGCAGACgcgcctgtccagccaggccagcATGGGCGACGACgaagacgacgacgacgacgaggaggaggaggccggGCCTCCGCCGCCCTATCACGACGCCCTGTATTTCCCCGTCCTCATCGTCCACCGACAGGAGGGGTGTCTGGGCCACAGCCACCGGCCGCTCCATCGCCACGGCTCCTGCGTGGAGACCTCACTGTGA
- the TMEM151B gene encoding transmembrane protein 151B isoform X1: MCHAGRWGGTLLVGPSPASCIPRKGTVRGPAFADACLSVVPLLQPHLLLSHWYHLALHSSLWVPPSPSVSLPPGPPFLAPLCPCLLCGVFSLSALSLTGILAPYSVLMAHTGSHLCRSLVPGFHHDRVVTWHSLLCVILPVLSGPWPLLLLHASISVPGSPLSCRLPSHSSPHPSEQQRPIQPSFTKSLCRESHWKCLLLSLLMYGCLGAVAWCHVTTVTRLTFSSAYQGNSLMYHDSPCSNGYVYIPLAFLLMLYAVYLVECWHCQARHELQHRVDVSSVRERVGRMQQATPCIWWKAISYHYVRRTRQVTRYRNGDAYTTTQVYHERVNTHVAEAEFDYARCGVRDVSKALVGLEGAPATRLRFTKCFSFASVEAENAYLCQRARFFAENEGLDDYMEAREGMHLKNVDFREFMVAFPDPTRPPWYACSSAFWAAALLTLSWPLRVLAEYRTAYAHYHVEKLFGLEGPGSASSMGDGLSPSDELLPPLTHRLPRVNTVDSTELEWHIRSNQQLVPSYSEAVLMDLAGLGARCGAGATAGGYAPTCRYGGVGGPGAAGVAPFRRSCEHCQRAVSSSSIFSRSALSICASPRAGPVPGGSGGAGGCGGSRFSLGRLYGSRRSCLWRSRSGSVNEASCPTEQTRLSSQASMGDDEDDDDDEEEEAGPPPPYHDALYFPVLIVHRQEGCLGHSHRPLHRHGSCVETSL; this comes from the exons ATGTGTCatgctgggaggtggggaggcacCTTATTAGTGGgtccctccccagcctcctgcaTCCCCCGGAAGGGGACTGTCAGAGGACCTGCCTTCGCTGACGCCTGTCTGTCTGTCGTCCCTCTTCTCCAACCACACTTGCTCCTGTCTCACTGGTATCATTTGGCTTTGCACTCGTCCCTCTGGGTGCCACCCTCTCCATCCGTGTCTTTGCCCCCTGGGCCTCCATTTCTGGCTCCACTCTGCCCCTGCCTGTTGTGTggggtgttctctctctctgcactctcTCTGACTGGCATTCTGGCCCCTTATTCTGTCCTCATGGCTCACACTGGGTCCCATCTATGTCGATCTTTGGTCCCTGGCTTCCATCATGATCGTGTTGTCACTTGGCATTCCCTATTGTGTGTGATTCTACCTGTCCTCTCTGGCCCCtggcctctgctcctcctccatgcCTCCATCTCTGTGCCGGGTTCCCCACTTTCTTGCCGTCTCCCTTcccactcctctccccacccATCTGAGCAGCAGCGTCCCATCCAGCCCTCTTTCACCAAGTCCCTCTGCCGTGAGTCCCACTGGAAGTGCCTCCTGCTCTCGCTGCTCATGTACGGCTGCCTAGGGGCCGTGGCCTGGTGTCACGTCACCACGGTGACCCGCCTCACCTTCAGCAGCGCCTACCAGGGCAATAGCCTCATGTACCATGACAGCCCCTGCTCCAACGGCTACGTCTACATCCCCCTGGCCTTCCTGCTCATGCTGTACGCCGTCTACTTGGTGGAGTGCTGGCACTGCCAGGCCCGCCATGAGCTGCAGCATCGCGTGGACGTGAGCAGCGTGCGGGAACGCGTGGGCCGCATGCAGCAGGCCACGCCTTGCATTTGGTGGAAGGCCATCAGCTACCACTATGTCCGCCGCACCCGCCAGGTCACCCGTTACCGCAATGGAGATGCCTACACCACCACCCAG GTCTACCACGAACGCGTCAACACCCATGTGGCAGAGGCCGAGTTCGACTATGCGCGCTGTGGCGTCCGAGACGTGTCCAAGGCGCTGGTGGGGCTGGAGGGCGCGCCAGCCACGCGGCTGCGCTTCACCAAGTGCTTCAGCTTCGCCAGCGTGGAGGCTGAGAACGCGTACCTGTGCCAGCGCGCACGCTTCTTCGCCGAGAACGAGGGTCTGGACGACTACATGGAGGCGCGCGAGGGCATGCACCTCAAGAATGTAGATTTTCGCGAGTTCATGGTGGCCTTTCCCGACCCGACCCGGCCTCCCTGGTACGCCTGCTCCTCGGCCTTCTGGGCCGCCGCACTACTCACTCTGTCCTGGCCGCTTCGGGTTCTGGCGGAGTACCGCACGGCCTATGCGCACTACCACGTTGAGAAGCTTTTCGGCCTGGAGGGCCCGGGCTCAGCGAGCAGCATGGGCGACGGCCTGAGCCCCAGCGACGAGCTGCTGCCCCCGCTCACGCACCGCCTGCCACGGGTCAACACAGTGGACAGTACGGAGCTCGAGTGGCACATCCGCTCCAACCAGCAGCTGGTGCCCAGCTACTCGGAGGCGGTGCTCATGGACTTGGCAGGACTGGGGGCACGCTGCGGCGCGGGGGCGACGGCCGGGGGCTACGCGCCCACCTGTCGCTATGGCGGAGTGGGCGGCCCGGGCGCAGCGGGCGTGGCACCTTTCCGGCGCAGCTGTGAGCACTGCCAGCGCGCCGTCAGCAGCTCGTCCATCTTCTCGCGCAGCGCCCTGAGCATCTGCGCCAGCCCGCGCGCCGGCCCGGTGCCGGGCGGCAGCGGTGGTGCCGGGGGCTGCGGGGGCAGCCGCTTCTCGCTCGGCCGCCTCTATGGCTCGCGGCGGAGCTGCCTGTGGCGCAGCCGCAGCGGGAGCGTCAACGAGGCCAGCTGCCCAACGGAGCAGACgcgcctgtccagccaggccagcATGGGCGACGACgaagacgacgacgacgacgaggaggaggaggccggGCCTCCGCCGCCCTATCACGACGCCCTGTATTTCCCCGTCCTCATCGTCCACCGACAGGAGGGGTGTCTGGGCCACAGCCACCGGCCGCTCCATCGCCACGGCTCCTGCGTGGAGACCTCACTGTGA